From Streptomonospora salina, the proteins below share one genomic window:
- a CDS encoding histidine triad nucleotide-binding protein, whose translation MTTTDPDCLFCKIAAGRVPAEIVRDGERVLAFRDINPQAPTHVLVIPREHHPDAAAAAAAGSGLVDAVVSEAHAIAADEGIDRTGYRLVFNTGAGAGQTVFHLHCHLLGGRGMEWPPG comes from the coding sequence GTGACCACGACCGACCCCGACTGCCTGTTCTGCAAGATCGCGGCGGGCCGGGTGCCCGCCGAGATCGTCCGCGACGGCGAGCGTGTGCTGGCCTTCCGCGACATCAACCCGCAGGCTCCTACGCACGTACTGGTCATCCCGCGCGAGCACCACCCCGACGCCGCCGCGGCGGCCGCGGCCGGCAGCGGCCTGGTCGACGCGGTGGTGAGCGAAGCCCACGCCATCGCCGCGGACGAGGGCATCGACCGAACCGGCTACCGGCTCGTGTTCAACACCGGTGCGGGCGCCGGCCAGACGGTTTTCCACCTGCACTGCCACCTGCTGGGCGGGCGCGGAATGGAGTGGCCGCCCGGATAA
- the hemW gene encoding radical SAM family heme chaperone HemW: protein MPSVPLDGDPVPADGALPTGAVAGAGTRPFGVYVHVPFCATRCGYCDFNTYTAAELRSRDGEHTATREGYADRAVAEIRLARRVLGAAEIPVSTVFFGGGTPTLLPPEDLGRILAAVDGEFGLEPGAEVTTEANPETVDPGVLARLRDQGFTRLSFGMQSAAPHVLEVLERAHTPGRPQQCAQWAREAGFDHVSLDLIYGTPGETDADWAESLQAAVAAGVDHVSAYSLIVEDGTRLAARVRRGELSEPDEDVLADRYTMADDALGAAGLHAYEVSNWARGEAARSRHNRLYWTGGDWWGVGPGAHSHVGGTRWWNVKHPAAYAARLGEGRSPGHAREVLDDADRRFERIMLELRLAEGCPLDLLEEPGRAAAGRLVDDGLLEAAAFAGGRAVLTRRGRLLADAVVRDLT from the coding sequence ATGCCTTCCGTGCCTCTCGACGGCGATCCCGTACCCGCCGACGGCGCCCTGCCCACCGGCGCCGTCGCGGGAGCGGGCACGCGCCCCTTCGGCGTCTACGTCCACGTGCCCTTCTGCGCCACCCGCTGCGGCTACTGCGACTTCAACACCTACACCGCCGCGGAGCTGCGCTCGCGCGACGGCGAACACACCGCCACGCGCGAAGGCTACGCCGACCGGGCCGTCGCCGAGATCCGCCTGGCCCGCCGCGTCCTGGGCGCCGCGGAGATCCCCGTCAGCACCGTCTTCTTCGGCGGCGGCACACCGACGCTGCTGCCGCCCGAGGACCTGGGGCGCATCCTCGCCGCCGTCGACGGCGAGTTCGGCCTGGAACCCGGCGCCGAGGTCACCACCGAAGCCAACCCCGAGACCGTCGACCCCGGGGTGCTGGCGCGGCTGCGCGACCAGGGTTTCACCCGCCTGTCCTTCGGCATGCAGAGCGCGGCCCCGCACGTGCTGGAGGTGCTGGAGCGCGCCCACACGCCGGGCCGCCCCCAGCAGTGCGCCCAGTGGGCCCGCGAGGCCGGGTTCGACCACGTCAGCCTGGACCTGATCTACGGCACACCCGGCGAAACCGACGCCGACTGGGCGGAGTCGCTGCAGGCGGCGGTCGCTGCGGGCGTCGACCACGTCTCGGCCTACTCGCTGATCGTCGAGGACGGGACCCGGCTGGCGGCGCGCGTGCGCCGCGGCGAGCTGAGCGAACCCGACGAGGACGTGCTGGCCGACCGCTACACCATGGCCGACGACGCCCTCGGCGCCGCCGGGCTGCACGCCTACGAGGTATCCAACTGGGCCCGCGGCGAAGCGGCGCGCAGCCGCCACAACCGCCTCTACTGGACCGGCGGCGACTGGTGGGGCGTGGGGCCCGGCGCGCACAGCCATGTCGGCGGCACGCGCTGGTGGAACGTCAAGCACCCGGCGGCCTACGCGGCGCGCCTGGGCGAAGGCCGCTCGCCCGGCCACGCCCGCGAGGTGCTCGACGACGCGGACCGCCGGTTCGAGCGCATCATGCTGGAACTGCGGCTGGCCGAAGGCTGCCCGCTGGATCTGCTGGAGGAGCCGGGGCGCGCCGCTGCGGGGCGCCTGGTCGACGACGGCCTGCTGGAGGCCGCGGCCTTCGCCGGCGGCCGCGCGGTCCTTACGCGGCGCGGCCGCCTGCTGGCCGACGCCGTGGTGCGCGACCTCACCTGA
- a CDS encoding SigE family RNA polymerase sigma factor has protein sequence MVAGAAAAPSAVDWDADQAVTQLYTTQYRPLVRLATLLVRDPATAEEVVQDAFVAMHGAWRRLRDPNKALSYLRQSVVNRARSVLRHRAVVEKHAPKALPDAPSAEQGAMGELERAAVIEALRTLPVRQREAVVLRYYGDFSEAQIADTMGISRGAVKSHTARGIAALRSALEQTT, from the coding sequence ATGGTCGCAGGAGCCGCGGCGGCACCGTCCGCTGTCGACTGGGACGCGGACCAAGCCGTCACCCAGCTCTACACCACGCAGTACCGCCCGCTGGTGCGGCTGGCCACCCTGCTCGTTCGCGACCCCGCCACCGCCGAAGAGGTCGTCCAGGACGCCTTCGTCGCGATGCACGGCGCCTGGCGCCGGCTGCGCGACCCCAACAAGGCGCTGTCCTACCTCCGCCAGTCCGTGGTCAACCGGGCCCGGTCCGTTCTGCGGCACCGCGCCGTGGTAGAAAAGCACGCGCCCAAGGCGCTGCCCGACGCACCCAGCGCCGAACAGGGCGCGATGGGCGAACTCGAGCGAGCGGCGGTCATCGAAGCCCTGCGCACCCTCCCCGTCCGGCAGCGGGAGGCGGTGGTCCTGCGCTACTACGGCGACTTCTCCGAAGCGCAGATCGCCGACACGATGGGCATCAGCCGCGGCGCCGTCAAGAGTCACACCGCACGGGGGATAGCCGCGCTCCGCTCGGCTCTGGAGCAGACGACATGA
- a CDS encoding PhoH family protein: MVDSTQQSTHQVKIVVPEEHMMVHLLGSGDELLHTVERSFDSDIHVRGNEITISGSPEETSVVVRLIEELLELVKNGTVVTPDAIDRTLGMLRSSEGGEERPAEVLTHDILSSRGRTIRPKTLNQKRYVDAIDRHTVVFGIGPAGTGKTYLAMAKAVKALQNKQVNRIILTRPAVEAGERLGYLPGSLYEKIDPYLRPLYDALHDMLAPESIPKLMSAGTIEVAPLAYMRGRSLNDSFIILDEAQNTSPEQMKMFLTRLGFGSKMVVTGDVTQVDLPDGTTSGLRTIENILQGIDDIGFCRLTSTDVVRNKLVSAIVEAYGRYDKQQQNGSQGGRGRSGGSRSGRGTGT, translated from the coding sequence ATGGTCGACTCAACACAACAGAGCACCCACCAGGTGAAGATCGTCGTGCCCGAGGAGCACATGATGGTCCATCTGCTGGGCTCCGGAGACGAGCTGCTCCATACCGTCGAGCGCTCGTTCGACAGCGACATCCACGTTCGCGGCAACGAGATCACCATCAGCGGCAGCCCCGAGGAGACCTCGGTGGTGGTGCGGCTGATCGAGGAGCTGCTCGAACTCGTCAAGAACGGCACCGTGGTCACGCCCGACGCCATCGACCGCACCCTGGGCATGCTGCGTTCTTCCGAGGGCGGCGAGGAACGGCCCGCCGAGGTACTCACCCACGACATCCTCTCCTCGCGCGGGCGCACCATCCGGCCCAAGACCCTCAACCAGAAGCGCTACGTCGACGCCATCGACCGCCACACCGTGGTGTTCGGCATCGGTCCGGCCGGTACCGGAAAGACCTATCTGGCCATGGCCAAGGCGGTCAAAGCCCTGCAGAACAAGCAGGTCAACCGGATCATCCTGACCCGGCCCGCGGTCGAGGCGGGCGAGCGGCTGGGGTATCTGCCGGGATCGCTCTACGAGAAGATCGACCCCTACCTGCGCCCGCTCTACGATGCGCTGCACGACATGCTGGCGCCGGAGTCCATCCCCAAGCTGATGTCGGCGGGCACGATCGAGGTCGCGCCGCTGGCCTATATGCGCGGGCGGTCCCTCAACGACTCGTTCATCATCCTCGACGAGGCGCAGAACACCTCGCCCGAGCAGATGAAGATGTTCCTGACCCGCTTGGGCTTCGGCTCCAAGATGGTGGTCACCGGTGATGTCACCCAGGTCGACCTGCCCGACGGCACCACGAGCGGGCTGCGCACCATCGAGAACATCCTGCAGGGCATCGACGATATCGGCTTCTGCCGTCTGACCAGCACCGATGTAGTTCGCAACAAGCTGGTCAGCGCCATCGTCGAAGCCTATGGCCGATACGACAAGCAGCAGCAGAACGGCTCCCAGGGCGGGCGCGGCAGGTCGGGGGGTTCCCGCTCCGGCCGCGGCAC
- a CDS encoding DUF4870 domain-containing protein, whose translation MSYPPQPDEPYGGQPDHPGGYGPPPGVDPQYGPQSGPQPGYGQGYPGQPHYPAQMPGYQQPGGHYPPSSDDRTLALVAHLGGIFTSWILPLILYLVKKDESPYVRHQAAQAFNFQMTMFIAQLVSYILMILIVGFLTIVAVFACAIAFGVIAAVASNKGEWYTYPKMLAIPMLS comes from the coding sequence ATGAGCTACCCGCCCCAACCCGACGAGCCCTACGGCGGCCAACCCGACCATCCCGGCGGCTACGGCCCGCCGCCCGGCGTCGACCCCCAATACGGCCCGCAGTCGGGCCCCCAGCCCGGTTACGGCCAGGGCTACCCCGGCCAGCCGCACTACCCGGCGCAGATGCCCGGATACCAGCAGCCCGGCGGCCACTACCCGCCCTCCTCCGACGACCGCACCCTGGCGCTGGTCGCCCACCTCGGCGGCATCTTCACCTCGTGGATCCTTCCGCTGATCCTCTACCTGGTGAAGAAGGACGAGTCGCCCTACGTCCGCCACCAGGCGGCCCAGGCGTTCAACTTCCAGATGACCATGTTCATCGCGCAGCTCGTCTCCTACATCCTGATGATCCTCATCGTCGGCTTCCTCACCATCGTCGCCGTGTTCGCCTGCGCGATCGCCTTCGGCGTCATCGCCGCCGTGGCCTCCAACAAGGGCGAGTGGTACACGTACCCGAAGATGCTGGCGATCCCGATGCTGAGCTGA
- a CDS encoding MOSC domain-containing protein, translating to MPHVSSISTGPAVPAAWAGRLKRTAIDKRPAAGPVTVRRLGLDGDEQADRANHGGADKAVYAYAREDLDLWQERLGRPLADGVFGENLTTRGIDLTAVLIGERWRVGPVRLEAALPRTPCGVFRSWMEETGWVKRFTQEGRTGVYLRVLAEGSISAGDEIAVEHRPDHGIAVTDAFRARYERDGALLRRVLDLPGRSAVWEEAAADAGVHVGGD from the coding sequence ATGCCCCACGTCTCCTCGATCAGCACCGGACCGGCCGTGCCCGCCGCGTGGGCCGGCCGCCTCAAGCGCACCGCCATCGACAAGCGCCCCGCCGCCGGACCCGTGACCGTGCGGCGGCTCGGCCTCGACGGCGACGAACAGGCCGACCGCGCCAACCACGGCGGCGCCGACAAGGCCGTCTACGCCTACGCCCGCGAGGACCTGGACCTGTGGCAGGAGCGGCTGGGCCGGCCGCTGGCCGACGGCGTATTCGGTGAGAACCTCACCACACGCGGGATCGACCTCACCGCCGTCCTCATCGGCGAGCGCTGGCGCGTGGGTCCGGTGCGGCTGGAAGCCGCCCTTCCCCGCACCCCCTGCGGGGTGTTCCGGTCGTGGATGGAGGAGACCGGCTGGGTCAAGCGCTTCACGCAGGAAGGGCGCACCGGCGTCTACCTGCGCGTCCTGGCCGAGGGCAGCATCAGCGCCGGCGACGAGATCGCGGTGGAGCACCGCCCCGACCACGGAATCGCCGTCACCGACGCCTTCCGCGCCCGCTACGAGCGCGACGGCGCGCTGCTGCGCCGCGTCCTGGACCTGCCGGGGCGTTCGGCGGTGTGGGAGGAGGCGGCCGCCGACGCCGGTGTGCACGTCGGCGGGGACTGA
- the hrcA gene encoding heat-inducible transcriptional repressor HrcA — protein MLDDRKLAVLRAIVEDYVSTNEPVGSKALADRHTLGVSPATVRNDMVSLEEEGYITQPHTSAGRVPTDKGYRLFVDRLSTVKPLSAAERRAIESFLGGAVDLDEIVGRTVRLLAQLTRQVAVVQYPSLTRSSVQHVELVPLGQQRVMMVLITDTGRVEQRVIDNLGAVSEDAVDSLRQMLNRALVGTWLTEVPNAVEDLPSQLPPDERAMAAVVLSVLLESLVERHDEKIVLGGTANLAAMDFSASLREVLEALEENVVLLRLLGEMSDPSMLTVRIGAENSHEGLRSTSIVSAGYGIGDQPLAKIGVVGPTRMDYPGTMGAVRAVARYLGQILAGQ, from the coding sequence GTGCTCGACGACCGGAAGCTTGCGGTTCTGCGGGCGATCGTCGAGGATTACGTGTCCACGAACGAGCCCGTGGGGTCCAAGGCGCTCGCCGACCGCCACACCCTCGGGGTGTCTCCGGCCACCGTCCGCAACGACATGGTGTCGCTGGAGGAAGAGGGGTATATCACCCAGCCGCATACCAGCGCCGGCCGCGTTCCCACCGACAAGGGGTACCGGCTGTTCGTGGACCGGCTGTCGACGGTGAAGCCCCTCTCCGCCGCAGAGCGCCGCGCCATCGAGAGTTTCCTCGGCGGCGCCGTCGACCTCGATGAGATCGTGGGGCGGACGGTGCGCCTGCTGGCTCAGCTCACCCGGCAGGTCGCAGTGGTGCAATATCCCTCGCTCACCCGGTCATCGGTACAGCACGTGGAGCTGGTCCCGCTGGGCCAGCAGCGCGTCATGATGGTGCTCATCACCGACACCGGCCGCGTCGAGCAGCGGGTGATCGACAACCTGGGGGCGGTCAGCGAGGACGCTGTCGACAGCCTCCGCCAGATGCTCAACCGGGCCTTGGTGGGCACGTGGCTCACCGAGGTCCCCAACGCCGTGGAGGATCTGCCCAGCCAGCTTCCGCCGGACGAGCGCGCCATGGCGGCGGTCGTGCTGTCGGTGCTGCTGGAGAGCCTCGTCGAGCGCCACGACGAGAAGATCGTCCTCGGTGGTACGGCGAATCTCGCCGCGATGGATTTCTCGGCTAGCCTGCGGGAGGTACTGGAGGCCTTGGAAGAAAACGTCGTCCTCCTCCGTTTGCTGGGGGAGATGAGCGACCCTTCCATGCTGACGGTACGCATCGGCGCCGAGAACTCTCACGAGGGTCTGAGATCCACGTCGATCGTCTCCGCCGGTTACGGCATCGGCGACCAGCCGCTGGCCAAGATCGGCGTAGTCGGTCCGACCAGAATGGACTATCCAGGAACGATGGGAGCGGTACGCGCAGTGGCTCGGTACCTCGGACAGATACTTGCGGGGCAGTAA
- the dnaJ gene encoding molecular chaperone DnaJ: protein MARDYYEILGVRREASQDEIKKAYRRLARELHPDVNPDPATQDRFKEVTQAYEVLSDESKRRMHDMGGDPFASSGGGGGAGAGGFGGGGFPFDDIMNAFFGGGQAGGGRGARDRARRGRSIKVRIDLDLSETAFGVTKDVTFPTAVLCNTCQGEGTAKGSHRHTCDTCQGRGEVSQVARSFLGQVMTTRPCPQCSGQGTIITDPCADCSGEGRVHEKVTRKVQIPAGVEDGTQIQLAGEGEVGPNGGPRGDIFLEIVQRPHSTFERRGDDLHCTITVPMTAAALGASFTFDTLDGTEEIDLRPGTGSGHVITLSGRGSRHLDGAGRGDLMIQVDVETPAKLDEEQESLLRKFAELRGEDQPPGKFSPGHGGLFSRLRDAFGSR, encoded by the coding sequence GTGGCGAGAGACTATTACGAGATCCTCGGGGTGCGGCGTGAAGCATCCCAGGACGAGATCAAGAAGGCGTATCGGCGGCTCGCCCGCGAACTCCACCCGGACGTCAACCCGGACCCGGCCACGCAGGATCGCTTCAAGGAAGTGACCCAGGCCTACGAGGTGCTCTCCGACGAGAGCAAGCGCCGGATGCACGACATGGGCGGCGACCCGTTCGCGTCCTCCGGCGGAGGCGGCGGAGCGGGAGCCGGCGGCTTCGGCGGGGGCGGTTTCCCCTTCGACGACATCATGAACGCGTTCTTCGGCGGCGGCCAGGCCGGCGGCGGACGCGGTGCGCGCGACCGGGCGCGCCGCGGACGCAGCATCAAGGTCCGCATCGACCTCGACCTGTCCGAAACCGCCTTCGGCGTCACCAAGGACGTCACTTTCCCCACGGCGGTGCTGTGCAACACCTGCCAGGGCGAGGGCACGGCCAAGGGCTCCCACCGCCACACCTGCGACACGTGCCAGGGCCGCGGTGAGGTCTCGCAGGTCGCGCGCTCCTTCCTGGGACAGGTCATGACCACGCGGCCGTGCCCGCAGTGCTCGGGGCAGGGCACGATCATCACCGACCCCTGCGCGGACTGCAGCGGGGAGGGACGGGTGCACGAGAAGGTCACCCGCAAGGTGCAGATCCCCGCGGGCGTCGAGGACGGCACCCAGATCCAGCTCGCCGGCGAGGGCGAAGTCGGGCCCAACGGCGGGCCGCGCGGCGACATCTTCCTGGAGATCGTGCAGCGCCCCCACTCGACCTTCGAACGGCGGGGCGACGATCTGCACTGCACCATAACGGTGCCGATGACCGCCGCCGCGCTGGGAGCTTCGTTCACCTTCGACACGCTCGACGGCACCGAGGAGATCGACCTGCGGCCGGGTACCGGCTCCGGGCACGTCATCACCCTGTCCGGGCGCGGCTCCCGCCATCTCGACGGCGCCGGGCGCGGCGACCTGATGATCCAGGTCGACGTCGAGACCCCCGCCAAGCTCGACGAAGAGCAGGAGTCGCTGCTGCGCAAGTTCGCCGAACTGCGCGGCGAAGACCAGCCTCCGGGCAAGTTCAGCCCGGGCCACGGCGGACTGTTCTCGCGGCTGCGCGACGCCTTCGGCTCGCGCTGA
- a CDS encoding DUF3097 domain-containing protein gives MLSGDRRRPRKGAVAEVPLERGLVLESADEGFCGAVVSWDKQAVTLEDRGGRRRVFDLEPAAFLVDGRPATAVRPSAAPSGPARSASGSIAVQGARSRVARESRIYVEGVHDAELVEKVWGHDLRVEGVVVEYLEGVDHLPEIVAEFGPGARRRLGVLVDHLVPGSKESRIAEQVSSPGVLVAGHPFVDVWQAVKPSVLGFSAWPEVPRGIPWKEGVLRALGSDEEPGEAWRRILGSVRTYADLEPELLGRVEELIDFVTAAEGLQD, from the coding sequence GTGTTGTCCGGGGACCGGCGCCGCCCGCGCAAAGGCGCCGTCGCCGAGGTCCCCCTGGAGCGCGGCCTCGTGCTGGAGTCGGCCGACGAGGGGTTCTGCGGTGCCGTCGTCTCCTGGGACAAGCAGGCGGTGACCCTTGAGGACCGCGGCGGCCGCCGCCGGGTCTTCGACCTGGAGCCCGCGGCGTTCCTCGTCGACGGCCGTCCCGCCACCGCGGTACGGCCGAGCGCGGCGCCGTCGGGGCCCGCCCGCAGCGCCTCCGGGTCGATCGCGGTACAGGGGGCGCGTTCGCGGGTCGCCCGGGAGAGCCGGATCTACGTCGAGGGCGTGCACGACGCCGAACTCGTCGAGAAAGTCTGGGGCCACGACCTGCGCGTCGAGGGCGTGGTCGTGGAGTACCTGGAGGGCGTCGACCACCTGCCGGAGATCGTGGCCGAATTCGGCCCCGGGGCCCGGCGTCGTCTGGGCGTTCTGGTCGACCACCTGGTGCCGGGGTCCAAGGAGAGCCGGATCGCCGAGCAGGTCTCCTCGCCCGGCGTCCTGGTGGCGGGCCACCCCTTCGTCGACGTCTGGCAGGCGGTCAAGCCGTCGGTGCTGGGATTCTCCGCGTGGCCGGAGGTCCCCCGCGGCATACCGTGGAAGGAAGGCGTCCTGCGGGCGCTGGGCAGCGATGAGGAGCCCGGCGAAGCGTGGCGGCGGATCCTGGGGTCGGTGCGCACCTACGCCGACCTCGAACCGGAGCTGCTGGGGCGCGTCGAAGAGCTTATCGACTTCGTCACCGCGGCAGAAGGGCTGCAAGACTAG
- a CDS encoding LacI family DNA-binding transcriptional regulator has protein sequence MGPRLADIARHADVSEATVSRVLNNKPGVGSDTRAAVLTALDVLGYERPERLRRRSAGLVGMVVPELENPVFPMFAQAAEGALARQGYTPVLCTRPPGGIVEDEYVELLLERNVSGIIFVSGLHADATADHGRYHRLIAQNLPIVLVNGYADEVPAAFVSCDDREAGQLAVNHLAELGHTRIGFTSGPDRYMPVRRKLLGYRAAMAAHGLDSEGLVELSLFGVEGGHAAAARLLQRGVTAMVCGSDLMALGAIRAARQHGLSVPGDFSVVGYDDSQLIAFTDPPLTTVRQPIQAMAMATVRTLCDEAAGHSVSRTEYLFDPELVVRGSTAAAPESAAARGRPVRVL, from the coding sequence ATGGGTCCACGTTTGGCCGACATAGCGCGCCACGCCGACGTCAGTGAGGCGACGGTCTCCCGAGTACTGAACAACAAGCCCGGTGTCGGCTCCGACACCAGAGCGGCGGTCCTCACCGCTCTGGACGTCCTGGGATACGAACGCCCCGAGCGCTTGCGGAGGCGCTCCGCCGGGCTCGTCGGCATGGTCGTCCCCGAACTGGAGAACCCCGTCTTCCCCATGTTCGCCCAGGCGGCCGAGGGCGCCCTGGCCCGGCAGGGCTACACCCCGGTGCTGTGCACCCGCCCGCCCGGCGGCATCGTCGAGGACGAGTACGTCGAGCTGCTCCTGGAGCGCAACGTCTCCGGCATCATCTTCGTCTCCGGCCTGCACGCCGACGCCACCGCCGACCACGGCCGCTACCACCGCCTGATCGCCCAGAACCTGCCGATCGTGCTGGTCAACGGCTACGCCGACGAGGTGCCCGCCGCCTTCGTCTCCTGCGACGACCGCGAGGCCGGGCAACTGGCGGTCAACCACCTGGCCGAACTCGGCCACACCCGAATCGGCTTCACCAGCGGCCCCGATCGCTACATGCCGGTGCGGCGCAAGCTCCTCGGCTACCGCGCTGCCATGGCCGCCCACGGCCTCGACTCCGAAGGCCTGGTCGAGCTGTCGCTGTTCGGGGTCGAAGGCGGCCACGCGGCCGCCGCGCGGCTGCTGCAGCGCGGCGTCACCGCCATGGTCTGCGGTTCCGACCTCATGGCGCTGGGCGCGATCCGCGCCGCCCGCCAGCACGGACTCTCGGTTCCCGGCGACTTCTCCGTCGTCGGCTACGACGACTCCCAGCTCATCGCCTTCACCGACCCGCCTCTGACCACGGTGCGCCAGCCGATACAGGCCATGGCGATGGCCACCGTGCGCACGTTGTGCGACGAGGCCGCCGGCCACAGCGTCTCCCGCACCGAGTACCTCTTCGATCCCGAGCTCGTGGTGCGCGGCTCGACCGCCGCCGCTCCGGAGTCCGCTGCCGCCCGGGGACGGCCCGTCCGGGTGCTGTGA
- a CDS encoding DUF4870 domain-containing protein, giving the protein MSETPPNRPQPQEGPYGDQPAPGPVPSGGQPGQGQAGTGDQQPDYQQQEYGYPSGGQPAYGEQPHPGYGQPGAGQPYPQQPPPGYAPDQGGYPQPGYGGPTGGQPAYGQPGYPQQGGAQPGYGYPGGGQPGYGEQPYQGGYPQPGQAPYQQPTPGYQQQPQPGYGPPPPHGYEQQPGGFPGAPQTPGQPGYPQQPGYPQGFGAPQPGASDDATWAMIAHLSGVILACFGWLPALVIFMVKRNDAPFVRHQAGEALNFQLTLLIPYFIAWAVYIGLGVFAPPISWIGSVLVAVIWVVSIALGATGALSANRGNQYRYPVSIRMVK; this is encoded by the coding sequence ATGAGCGAGACCCCGCCCAACCGACCACAGCCCCAGGAGGGGCCCTACGGTGACCAGCCGGCACCCGGCCCCGTTCCCTCTGGCGGGCAGCCCGGCCAGGGACAGGCGGGCACCGGGGACCAGCAGCCCGACTACCAGCAGCAGGAGTACGGCTACCCGAGCGGGGGCCAACCGGCCTACGGCGAGCAGCCCCACCCCGGCTACGGACAGCCCGGCGCCGGGCAGCCCTACCCGCAGCAGCCGCCGCCCGGCTACGCACCCGACCAGGGCGGCTACCCCCAGCCGGGGTACGGCGGGCCCACCGGCGGACAGCCCGCCTACGGCCAGCCCGGATACCCCCAGCAGGGCGGCGCCCAGCCCGGATACGGCTACCCCGGCGGGGGCCAGCCGGGCTACGGCGAGCAGCCGTACCAAGGCGGCTACCCCCAACCGGGCCAGGCGCCCTACCAGCAGCCGACGCCCGGCTACCAGCAGCAGCCCCAGCCGGGATACGGCCCGCCGCCTCCGCACGGCTACGAGCAGCAGCCCGGAGGCTTCCCCGGCGCCCCGCAGACACCCGGCCAGCCGGGATACCCCCAGCAGCCCGGATACCCGCAGGGCTTCGGCGCGCCGCAACCGGGGGCCTCCGACGACGCGACCTGGGCGATGATCGCCCACCTGTCCGGTGTCATCCTCGCCTGCTTCGGCTGGCTCCCGGCCCTCGTCATCTTCATGGTCAAGCGCAACGACGCGCCCTTCGTGCGCCACCAGGCCGGCGAAGCGCTGAACTTCCAGCTGACGCTGCTGATCCCCTACTTCATCGCCTGGGCGGTCTACATCGGACTCGGCGTCTTCGCGCCGCCGATCTCCTGGATCGGCTCGGTTCTGGTCGCGGTGATCTGGGTGGTGTCGATCGCGCTCGGCGCGACTGGCGCGCTCAGCGCCAACCGCGGCAACCAGTACCGCTACCCTGTTTCGATCCGCATGGTGAAGTAA
- a CDS encoding 16S rRNA (uracil(1498)-N(3))-methyltransferase → MTAPVFLCEPGELDGGTVVLSGNEGRHAAAVRRIAVGETVQLVDGAGMRARCRVAEVGKDRVVCAVEERGADAAPHPQLTVVQALPKGDRGELAVEVMTEAGVDRIVPWAAERCVTRWRPERAAKSLAKWRSTAREAAKQSRRSRIPEVAELAGTGDVCARVAAADAAILLHEDADSRLSSLPLPGEGPGTGTTADSGGGRAGIVVVVGPEGGFSDAELGALESAGAVRALLGPTVLRTSTAGVAALAVLQARCGRW, encoded by the coding sequence GTGACGGCTCCGGTCTTCCTCTGCGAGCCGGGTGAATTGGACGGCGGCACCGTCGTGCTGTCCGGGAACGAGGGCCGGCACGCCGCCGCGGTGCGGCGGATCGCCGTCGGCGAGACCGTTCAGCTGGTCGACGGCGCCGGTATGCGGGCGCGCTGCCGGGTTGCCGAGGTCGGCAAGGACCGCGTCGTCTGCGCGGTCGAGGAGCGCGGCGCCGATGCGGCGCCGCACCCGCAGCTGACCGTGGTCCAGGCGCTGCCCAAGGGCGACCGCGGCGAGCTCGCCGTCGAGGTCATGACCGAGGCGGGGGTCGACCGCATCGTGCCGTGGGCGGCCGAGCGCTGCGTCACGCGCTGGCGCCCCGAGCGGGCGGCCAAGTCGCTGGCCAAGTGGCGCTCCACCGCCCGCGAGGCGGCGAAGCAGTCGCGGCGCAGCCGGATCCCCGAAGTGGCCGAGCTCGCCGGCACCGGCGACGTGTGCGCGCGGGTGGCGGCCGCCGACGCGGCGATCCTGCTGCACGAGGACGCCGACTCGCGGCTGTCGTCGCTGCCGCTGCCGGGGGAGGGCCCCGGAACCGGCACGACCGCCGACAGCGGCGGCGGCCGCGCCGGGATCGTCGTCGTGGTCGGGCCCGAGGGCGGGTTCTCCGACGCCGAGCTGGGCGCGCTGGAGTCCGCCGGCGCGGTGCGCGCTCTGCTGGGGCCGACGGTGCTGCGCACGTCCACGGCCGGGGTGGCCGCCCTGGCCGTGCTGCAGGCCCGCTGCGGACGGTGGTGA